The following proteins are co-located in the Vigna angularis cultivar LongXiaoDou No.4 chromosome 2, ASM1680809v1, whole genome shotgun sequence genome:
- the LOC108328810 gene encoding non-classical arabinogalactan protein 30, with protein sequence MAGRHFSSLSLLLLLVAFSYTQATPDVPKTAEKKIEVVVEAMVYCQSCDHFGTWSMIGAKPIPSAKVSVTCKSYNGHVSYYKVFETDKNGYLYAPLEGFKMQHSVLDHPLHACYVKPVWSPLESCSLLSNVNYGMNGAPLRYEKKRLHGSKYEAVIYAAGPLAFRPSECSQTHH encoded by the coding sequence ATGGCTGGCAGACACTTCAGTTCCCTTTCTTTGTTACTTCTTCTGGTGGCTTTCTCTTACACACAAGCCACTCCAGATGTTCCAAAAACAGCAGAGAAGAAAATAGAAGTGGTGGTGGAAGCTATGGTCTATTGTCAGAGCTGTGATCATTTTGGAACATGGTCTATGATAGGTGCCAAGCCCATTCCTTCAGCCAAAGTAAGTGTTACCTGCAAAAGCTACAATGGTCATGTGAGCTACTATAAGGTCTTTGAGACAGACAAAAATGGTTACCTTTATGCACCACTCGAAGGGTTCAAGATGCAGCATTCTGTACTTGACCACCCCCTCCATGCTTGCTACGTGAAGCCTGTTTGGTCTCCTCTTGAAAGTTGCAGCCTTCTCTCCAATGTCAATTATGGTATGAATGGGGCACCTCTTCGTTATGAGAAGAAGAGATTGCACGGAAGCAAGTATGAAGCTGTCATTTATGCTGCTGGTCCCTTAGCTTTTCGTCCCTCTGAATGCTCACAGACTCACCACTAA
- the LOC108328086 gene encoding uncharacterized protein LOC108328086 isoform X1 — MENVDELLSSLISDIHSYTDKDPLLPWLRAIRKIKDTLPPKILKEKLPAFLQKCAHTFELDRRYRNDMRYIRVWLHLMDFVSDPKTLLSTMEVNRIGTNRSEFYLAYALYYEKCKKYDEAERMYHVGVKKLAEPLDKLQKSYEQFLQRMEQRKNNKRAQDLLQHQEAKAARRPLSLKSSDDKKTEGSKSNGACCLEGEQKGPEIQSYAAQAVASDKNLKTKKDESKKFRGDDTVVVKFVDTAMVGKSEAEDACHHGLVDPTINMKEAMNAINSMFREPLETVPLGRKSHKNHSKENRSTKNEFEVFVDENLDHGIKPSGSLSLQKRTEASQPHQEPLQIYIDGEEHSETSNTNLSEGGSASSTSQSNGFVFLRPRDITSEKSSDMDADSCRNSKFREDTVVCKFVGSTILDEPEVENVCHHGLVDPTINLKEAMDDINNMFGKPIDFVRKRRTTKQEKASQSNSGNDFGGFSILADDDHLEQQVPPPPPKLPGKSKECDLFEPTLLTKEAMDDINKMFNTPLNF; from the exons ATGGAAAACGTGGACGAACTCTTATCTTCCTTAATCTCAGACATCCATTCATACACCGACAAAGACCCTCTTCTCCCATGGCTTCG CGCGATCCGAAAGATAAAGGACACTCTTCCTCCAAAAATCCTAAAGGAAAAACTACCGGCGTTCTTGCAGAAATGCGCTCACACCTTCGAGCTCGATCGACGTTACAGAAACGACATGCGCTATATTCGAGTGTGGCTCCATCTG ATGGATTTTGTGAGTGATCCAAAAACACTGTTGAGTACCATGGAAGTTAATCGCATTGGGACAAATCGTAGTGAATTCTACCTAGCGTATGCTCTTTACTACGAAAAGTGCAAGAAGTACGATGAAGCAGAGAGAATGTACCATGTGGGAGTGAAGAA GCTTGCAGAGCCTCTAGATAAATTGCAGAAATCATATGAACAATTTCTTCAACGCATGGAGCAGCGAAAAAATAATAAGAGAGCCCAG GATCTCCTGCAGCACCAGGAAGCAAAAGCTGCCAGGAGGCCTCTGTCTTTAAAGAGTTCTGATGACAAGAAGACAGAGGGAAGCAAAAGCAATGGAGCATGTTGCCTTGAGGGTGAACAGAAGGGGCCCGAAATTCAGAGTTATGCAGCTCAAGCTGTAGCTAGTGATAAAAACTTAAAGACTAAGAAGGATGAGAGCAAAAAATTTCGTGGTGATGACACAGTTGTAGTAAAATTTGTTGACACTGCCATGGTTGGAAAGTCTGAAGCAGAAGATGCATGTCATCATGGATTGGTGGATCCTACAATAAATATGAAGGAGGCCATGAATGCCATCAACAGCATGTTCCGGGAGCCATTGGAGACTGTTCCATTAGGCAGGAAATCTCATAAAAACCATTCAAAAGAAAATCGTAGTACAAAGAACGAGTTTGAGGTTTTTGTTGATGAAAACTTGGATCATGGAATCAAACCATCCGGTTCTTTATCACTTCAGAAAAGGACTGAAGCCAGCCAACCTCACCAAGAACCGCTCCAGATATACATTGATGGTGAAGAACATTCTGAGACCAGTAATACGAATTTGTCTGAAGGTGGTTCTGCTTCATCGACTTCGCAATCAAATGGCTTTGTTTTTCTCCGCCCCAGGGATATTACTTCCGAAAAATCTAGTGACATGGATGCTGACAGCTGTCGTAATTCAAAGTTCAGAGAGGATACAGTCGTTTGCAAATTTGTTGGTTCCACTATTTTGGATGAACCAGAGGTGGAAAATGTTTGCCACCATGGTTTAGTAGACCCCACCATCAACTTGAAGGAAGCTATGGATGATATAAATAACATGTTTGGGAAACCAATAGATTTTGTTCGAAAAAGAAGAACCACCAAACAGGAGAAAGCATCCCAGAGCAACAGTGGAAATGACTTTGGTGGGTTTTCAATCCTTGCTGACGACGACCATCTGGAACAACAAGTTCCACCACCACCCCCAAAATTGCCTGGAAAGTCCAAGGAATGTGATTTGTTTGAGCCAACTCTCCTCACAAAGGAAGCCATGGACGATATAAACAAAATGTTTAACACGCCCCTGAATTTTTAG
- the LOC108328086 gene encoding uncharacterized protein LOC108328086 isoform X2 translates to MENVDELLSSLISDIHSYTDKDPLLPWLRAIRKIKDTLPPKILKEKLPAFLQKCAHTFELDRRYRNDMRYIRVWLHLMDFVSDPKTLLSTMEVNRIGTNRSEFYLAYALYYEKCKKYDEAERMYHVGVKKLAEPLDKLQKSYEQFLQRMEQRKNNKRAQHQEAKAARRPLSLKSSDDKKTEGSKSNGACCLEGEQKGPEIQSYAAQAVASDKNLKTKKDESKKFRGDDTVVVKFVDTAMVGKSEAEDACHHGLVDPTINMKEAMNAINSMFREPLETVPLGRKSHKNHSKENRSTKNEFEVFVDENLDHGIKPSGSLSLQKRTEASQPHQEPLQIYIDGEEHSETSNTNLSEGGSASSTSQSNGFVFLRPRDITSEKSSDMDADSCRNSKFREDTVVCKFVGSTILDEPEVENVCHHGLVDPTINLKEAMDDINNMFGKPIDFVRKRRTTKQEKASQSNSGNDFGGFSILADDDHLEQQVPPPPPKLPGKSKECDLFEPTLLTKEAMDDINKMFNTPLNF, encoded by the exons ATGGAAAACGTGGACGAACTCTTATCTTCCTTAATCTCAGACATCCATTCATACACCGACAAAGACCCTCTTCTCCCATGGCTTCG CGCGATCCGAAAGATAAAGGACACTCTTCCTCCAAAAATCCTAAAGGAAAAACTACCGGCGTTCTTGCAGAAATGCGCTCACACCTTCGAGCTCGATCGACGTTACAGAAACGACATGCGCTATATTCGAGTGTGGCTCCATCTG ATGGATTTTGTGAGTGATCCAAAAACACTGTTGAGTACCATGGAAGTTAATCGCATTGGGACAAATCGTAGTGAATTCTACCTAGCGTATGCTCTTTACTACGAAAAGTGCAAGAAGTACGATGAAGCAGAGAGAATGTACCATGTGGGAGTGAAGAA GCTTGCAGAGCCTCTAGATAAATTGCAGAAATCATATGAACAATTTCTTCAACGCATGGAGCAGCGAAAAAATAATAAGAGAGCCCAG CACCAGGAAGCAAAAGCTGCCAGGAGGCCTCTGTCTTTAAAGAGTTCTGATGACAAGAAGACAGAGGGAAGCAAAAGCAATGGAGCATGTTGCCTTGAGGGTGAACAGAAGGGGCCCGAAATTCAGAGTTATGCAGCTCAAGCTGTAGCTAGTGATAAAAACTTAAAGACTAAGAAGGATGAGAGCAAAAAATTTCGTGGTGATGACACAGTTGTAGTAAAATTTGTTGACACTGCCATGGTTGGAAAGTCTGAAGCAGAAGATGCATGTCATCATGGATTGGTGGATCCTACAATAAATATGAAGGAGGCCATGAATGCCATCAACAGCATGTTCCGGGAGCCATTGGAGACTGTTCCATTAGGCAGGAAATCTCATAAAAACCATTCAAAAGAAAATCGTAGTACAAAGAACGAGTTTGAGGTTTTTGTTGATGAAAACTTGGATCATGGAATCAAACCATCCGGTTCTTTATCACTTCAGAAAAGGACTGAAGCCAGCCAACCTCACCAAGAACCGCTCCAGATATACATTGATGGTGAAGAACATTCTGAGACCAGTAATACGAATTTGTCTGAAGGTGGTTCTGCTTCATCGACTTCGCAATCAAATGGCTTTGTTTTTCTCCGCCCCAGGGATATTACTTCCGAAAAATCTAGTGACATGGATGCTGACAGCTGTCGTAATTCAAAGTTCAGAGAGGATACAGTCGTTTGCAAATTTGTTGGTTCCACTATTTTGGATGAACCAGAGGTGGAAAATGTTTGCCACCATGGTTTAGTAGACCCCACCATCAACTTGAAGGAAGCTATGGATGATATAAATAACATGTTTGGGAAACCAATAGATTTTGTTCGAAAAAGAAGAACCACCAAACAGGAGAAAGCATCCCAGAGCAACAGTGGAAATGACTTTGGTGGGTTTTCAATCCTTGCTGACGACGACCATCTGGAACAACAAGTTCCACCACCACCCCCAAAATTGCCTGGAAAGTCCAAGGAATGTGATTTGTTTGAGCCAACTCTCCTCACAAAGGAAGCCATGGACGATATAAACAAAATGTTTAACACGCCCCTGAATTTTTAG